In one window of Desulfuromonas sp. DNA:
- a CDS encoding PHP domain-containing protein → MSKTTDHTSRQRESTRGIYHSHSVFSYDGEKTLDEIADWARSHGLSFVVLTEHDAGFCEQKFQRYLAQCRGNDKITFIPGMEYSFRIDDREIHIGVVGIETFFDLPKTGMAIQPFLEAVRKQGGFSILHHPSRVIGDFGNETLQGFDFIEAWNLRHDIRYAPNRGIVAQAKRADFKGRFLASRDTHGFREKDRFPAIEMRREGTALSEKAILSSLAGGEYKLFTKGWDLRPDGTFKPRHRLFGFLPRLSLIHHNFYEMARRLYKRGVKVPPPKWLVKMMK, encoded by the coding sequence ATGTCTAAAACCACAGACCATACCTCCCGCCAAAGGGAATCGACCCGAGGCATCTACCATTCCCATTCCGTTTTTTCATATGACGGAGAAAAAACCCTTGATGAAATCGCTGACTGGGCCAGAAGCCACGGCCTGAGTTTTGTCGTTTTAACAGAGCATGACGCCGGATTCTGTGAGCAAAAGTTTCAGCGTTATTTGGCGCAATGCCGCGGAAACGACAAAATTACGTTTATCCCCGGGATGGAGTACTCTTTCCGAATCGATGACCGCGAGATCCACATAGGCGTGGTCGGGATAGAGACCTTTTTCGACCTCCCCAAGACCGGAATGGCCATCCAACCCTTTCTTGAGGCGGTCCGAAAACAGGGAGGTTTTTCCATTCTGCACCACCCCTCAAGAGTTATTGGAGATTTCGGAAATGAAACGCTCCAAGGCTTCGATTTCATAGAAGCCTGGAACCTGCGTCACGACATCAGGTACGCTCCGAACCGTGGCATCGTCGCACAGGCAAAAAGAGCCGATTTCAAAGGCCGATTTCTCGCCAGCCGAGACACCCACGGCTTCCGCGAAAAAGACAGGTTCCCTGCCATTGAGATGCGTCGGGAGGGAACAGCTCTCTCCGAAAAGGCCATACTTTCCTCCCTGGCCGGCGGTGAATACAAACTATTCACGAAGGGATGGGACCTCCGGCCGGATGGAACGTTCAAGCCCCGGCACAGGCTCTTTGGATTTTTGCCCCGCCTCTCCCTGATTCACCATAATTTTTATGAAATGGCAAGGCGCCTTTACAAGAGGGGCGTAAAAGTCCCGCCGCCGAAATGGCTCGTTAAAATGATGAAATGA
- a CDS encoding ATP-grasp domain-containing protein: MKTKSTHVLITGAGGEQAILFWKALRQSKMALKIIACDCSHMSAGLYRTEKSYTVPPAGSSDYVQKIIDIVKKENVHIIMTGNMAEMEVLSKQAASIERETGAYVVAPPPKALDIAKDKWRLAVFLKEYGFDHPKSAIPEEKDDLENFLKEVPLPYVVKDRFGAGSKNLSIVREKENLAHALAKIKHPVLQEYLFPDDEEYTVGCFCDSDSNPVGSIAMKRRLGHGLTHKAQVVDDPRISQYCEKVARAIGLVGPSNLQLRLTDRGPVIFEINPRFSSTESARAYYNFNMPEMCIRHFVLNEPLSRPETTTGYFFRVFDDVFVASEDVENMAQTGESVTLSGERVDNF; the protein is encoded by the coding sequence ATGAAAACAAAGAGCACACATGTATTGATCACAGGGGCCGGAGGGGAGCAGGCGATTCTTTTTTGGAAAGCGCTCAGGCAATCCAAAATGGCATTAAAGATTATCGCCTGCGATTGCAGTCACATGTCTGCGGGACTGTACCGAACGGAAAAGTCCTACACCGTCCCCCCTGCGGGCAGCAGCGATTATGTTCAAAAAATAATCGACATCGTCAAAAAAGAGAACGTGCACATTATCATGACGGGCAACATGGCTGAGATGGAGGTTTTATCGAAACAGGCCGCCTCGATAGAAAGGGAGACGGGGGCATACGTGGTGGCGCCCCCCCCGAAAGCCCTGGACATCGCGAAAGACAAGTGGAGGCTGGCGGTATTTCTCAAGGAATATGGATTCGACCATCCGAAGTCAGCGATTCCAGAAGAAAAAGACGATCTTGAAAATTTTTTGAAAGAAGTCCCTCTGCCCTACGTCGTCAAAGACCGTTTCGGTGCAGGATCGAAAAACCTTTCGATCGTCAGAGAAAAAGAGAACCTTGCTCATGCTTTGGCGAAAATCAAACACCCGGTCCTGCAGGAATACCTCTTCCCCGATGACGAGGAGTACACCGTGGGGTGTTTTTGTGACTCCGACAGCAACCCGGTTGGAAGCATTGCCATGAAAAGGAGACTGGGCCACGGTCTCACCCACAAGGCACAGGTCGTTGACGACCCCAGAATTTCCCAGTATTGTGAAAAAGTTGCCAGGGCAATCGGCCTTGTCGGCCCGTCGAACCTGCAATTGCGATTAACGGACCGGGGTCCCGTAATTTTCGAAATCAACCCAAGATTTTCAAGCACTGAATCCGCAAGGGCCTACTACAATTTCAACATGCCCGAAATGTGCATCAGGCATTTTGTTTTAAATGAACCCCTCAGCAGGCCGGAAACGACAACGGGCTATTTTTTCAGGGTTTTCGATGATGTTTTCGTCGCGTCAGAAGACGTGGAGAACATGGCGCAAACCGGAGAGTCCGTGACGCTATCGGGGGAAAGGGTAGACAACTTTTAA
- a CDS encoding sugar transferase, translating to MKIKSFTDRLFSFLGIILLSPAMLATALVIWMTMGRPVLFDQRRPGLAGKPFRIYKFRTMDETRDANGVLLPGKDRLTKLGKVLRKTSLDELPQLFNVLRGDMSLVGPRPLKMEYLEIYTPEQMRRHQVRPGITGWAQVNGRNAIDWEEKFKLDLWYVDNHSLWTDAKILYLTAMKVFKRKGIHPPGQMLPSRLKKTS from the coding sequence ATGAAAATCAAAAGTTTTACTGATCGTCTCTTTTCTTTTCTCGGGATAATTCTTTTATCCCCGGCAATGCTGGCGACAGCCCTGGTTATCTGGATGACAATGGGGCGGCCCGTGTTGTTTGACCAAAGACGCCCCGGATTAGCGGGAAAGCCCTTTCGAATCTACAAGTTCAGGACGATGGATGAAACGCGTGACGCCAATGGCGTTCTTCTTCCGGGAAAGGACCGGCTTACAAAACTGGGCAAGGTTCTGCGCAAAACCAGCCTGGACGAATTGCCCCAGTTGTTTAACGTCCTGAGGGGAGACATGAGTCTGGTCGGCCCGCGGCCTTTGAAAATGGAGTACCTTGAGATCTACACTCCGGAGCAAATGAGGCGGCATCAGGTGCGGCCCGGCATTACGGGATGGGCCCAGGTCAACGGCAGAAACGCCATCGACTGGGAGGAAAAGTTCAAACTTGATTTATGGTATGTCGACAACCATTCCCTGTGGACAGACGCCAAGATTCTTTACCTTACCGCCATGAAGGTTTTCAAGCGGAAAGGCATCCATCCGCCCGGGCAGATGCTTCCGTCGCGGCTGAAGAAAACCTCCTGA
- a CDS encoding SPOR domain-containing protein — MKKYFPIALLAALVVFAPAVHGAGGDSPSATVHMQRGRLQVRQGRLFEGLQEYRHVARKGQSNSRLHRDMALTLYQLGLLGEATAEMEKAAGLSEKPEEFDLGLGVLYLAGGRMEESKERLSAALFRDPALAVAYYYLGELYLKAEEPGMAWFAAQRARNLGLQSEELLRRLELRGPAPRERDAAADDLCLRQAFTAERKKAEALQRRMATDISWGGLLSLRRASAPDFPGSCRPDDLPAPVETALAGLEPFSSPVTVETERGFYVVQRLLPYSEENWRAQLAGRTAVVVRALERVETPLPPSPPEPTPEKSKAKIQEEALAQVAAQVKKQAAAKAGRRVSLPLSESVPARRQAEGRFVLHAGCFKNDERAYSLVAKLKSLGLSSFTKEIPRKDGGVLLGVVADLYPSLAEAEKAKELLRGKNLDSFISPK, encoded by the coding sequence ATGAAAAAGTATTTCCCTATCGCTTTGCTGGCAGCTTTGGTCGTCTTCGCTCCGGCCGTACACGGGGCCGGAGGGGATAGCCCGTCGGCCACGGTCCATATGCAGCGCGGGCGACTCCAGGTCCGCCAGGGGCGCCTCTTCGAGGGGCTGCAGGAGTATCGCCACGTCGCCCGCAAGGGGCAGTCGAACTCCCGCCTTCACAGGGACATGGCCCTGACCCTTTACCAACTGGGGCTGCTGGGCGAGGCCACCGCCGAGATGGAAAAGGCGGCGGGATTGTCCGAAAAACCCGAAGAGTTCGACCTCGGCCTCGGCGTCCTTTACCTGGCCGGCGGGCGCATGGAAGAGAGCAAGGAGCGTTTGAGCGCCGCCCTGTTCAGAGACCCCGCCCTCGCCGTCGCCTATTATTATCTCGGGGAGCTTTACCTGAAGGCCGAAGAGCCGGGAATGGCCTGGTTCGCCGCGCAAAGGGCCCGGAATCTTGGCCTGCAAAGCGAGGAACTGCTTCGCAGGCTGGAACTCCGGGGGCCGGCTCCCCGGGAGCGGGACGCGGCTGCCGACGATCTCTGCCTGAGGCAGGCGTTCACGGCCGAGCGGAAAAAGGCCGAGGCTTTGCAGCGCAGGATGGCGACGGATATCTCCTGGGGGGGACTTCTCTCTTTGCGCAGGGCGTCGGCGCCCGACTTTCCAGGATCCTGCAGGCCGGACGACCTTCCCGCTCCCGTTGAAACCGCACTCGCGGGCCTGGAACCGTTCTCTTCGCCGGTGACGGTCGAGACCGAGCGCGGTTTTTACGTCGTGCAGCGGCTGTTGCCCTACAGCGAGGAGAATTGGCGGGCGCAACTGGCCGGCCGGACAGCTGTTGTCGTCAGGGCTCTCGAAAGGGTGGAGACGCCTCTCCCGCCCTCGCCTCCGGAGCCGACTCCCGAAAAATCGAAGGCAAAGATTCAGGAAGAGGCTCTGGCGCAGGTAGCTGCGCAGGTAAAGAAGCAGGCAGCGGCGAAGGCAGGGAGGCGGGTTTCCCTGCCCCTCTCCGAGTCGGTCCCCGCCCGCCGGCAGGCCGAAGGCCGGTTCGTGCTCCACGCCGGATGCTTTAAAAACGACGAGAGAGCCTACTCCCTGGTGGCCAAGTTGAAGAGCCTGGGCCTCTCCAGTTTTACGAAAGAAATTCCCAGGAAGGACGGCGGCGTGCTGTTGGGCGTCGTGGCGGACCTTTATCCCAGCCTCGCCGAGGCCGAAAAGGCCAAGGAACTACTCCGCGGCAAGAACCTCGATTCGTTCATCTCGCCCAAGTAG
- a CDS encoding EAL domain-containing protein: protein MSSLHKDPFSVDNPEDELPVLPLSPVNKPVVLIVDDEKFMRTTMRDALEEFGFEVCEAEGGREALEQIQKTCPDMVLLDVLMPGMDGFTTCAALRLLPEGAHVPVLMVTGLEDTESICQAYEAGATDFITKPLNYTILAHRILYILRSSRTFEELKGNQAKLALAQRIARLGNWEWVFEPDRILFSEEVCRIFDLGDKEIDLPFQAFLEFIHPEDRARVERSLLDAQLRQTPFRIDHRIVLKDGSQRYLLGQAEVGLDASGTPARMMGTFQDISERRESEEQIRFLAYYDSLTQLPNRVLFNEQLGYILNHAKRYGRQVALLFLDLDRFKLINDSLGHSMGDLLLQEVAQRLISALRSTDVVARQENEDETLSVARLGGDEFTIWATDIENSQDAAKLAQRILDAFSKPFPLKRHEVFITASIGMAIYPDDGEDVDSLLKNADSAMYHAKSLGKDNYQFYSQSMNAAALKMLAMENRLRKAVEREELCLHYQPLMDPRSGRILGAEALLRWQQGDQDSVAPADFIPLAEETGLIVPIGEWVLRQACDQIMEWQNLSLPPVPVSVNLSSRQFWQEDLIGMVSQVLQETGLDPSLLHLEITENILMQNGESTIAMLNALETMGIRLSLDDFGTGYSSLSYLKRFPLDFLKIDRSFVKDIDQGREGAAMVSAIIAMARSLRLQVIAEGVETDRQLEYLRGQGCEMVQGFLVSRPLPPAQFSRFLARHNGAPD from the coding sequence TTGAGCTCGCTGCATAAAGACCCCTTCTCGGTCGATAACCCGGAAGACGAACTCCCCGTCCTCCCCCTCTCGCCGGTCAACAAACCGGTGGTCCTCATCGTGGACGACGAAAAGTTCATGCGCACCACCATGCGCGACGCCCTGGAAGAGTTCGGCTTCGAAGTGTGTGAGGCCGAAGGGGGTCGAGAGGCCCTGGAACAGATCCAGAAGACCTGCCCCGACATGGTGCTGCTGGACGTTCTCATGCCCGGGATGGACGGGTTTACCACCTGCGCGGCCTTGCGCCTGCTCCCCGAGGGCGCCCACGTCCCGGTCCTCATGGTGACCGGCCTTGAGGACACGGAATCGATCTGCCAGGCCTACGAGGCGGGCGCCACCGACTTCATCACCAAGCCCCTCAACTACACCATTCTCGCACACCGGATCCTCTACATCCTGCGCTCCAGCCGCACCTTCGAGGAGCTCAAGGGGAACCAGGCCAAGCTGGCCCTGGCCCAGCGCATCGCCCGCCTCGGCAACTGGGAGTGGGTTTTCGAGCCGGACCGGATACTCTTCTCCGAGGAGGTCTGCCGCATCTTCGACCTTGGCGACAAGGAGATCGACCTCCCCTTCCAGGCCTTTCTCGAGTTCATCCACCCGGAAGACCGTGCCCGGGTGGAGAGGTCCCTCCTCGATGCCCAGCTCCGCCAGACCCCCTTTCGCATCGACCACCGCATCGTCCTTAAGGACGGCTCGCAGCGCTACCTGCTGGGCCAGGCGGAAGTCGGCCTCGACGCCTCCGGGACCCCGGCGCGCATGATGGGGACGTTCCAGGACATCTCCGAACGCCGGGAGTCGGAAGAGCAGATCCGCTTCCTGGCCTACTACGACTCCCTCACACAGCTGCCGAACCGGGTGCTGTTCAACGAACAGCTCGGCTATATCCTCAATCACGCAAAGCGCTACGGGCGCCAGGTCGCCCTGCTGTTTCTCGACCTGGACCGCTTCAAGCTGATCAACGACTCCCTGGGACACAGCATGGGCGACCTGCTCCTGCAGGAGGTGGCCCAGCGCCTGATCTCCGCCCTGCGCTCCACCGACGTGGTAGCCCGCCAGGAGAACGAGGACGAGACCCTTTCCGTGGCCCGGCTCGGCGGCGACGAATTCACGATCTGGGCCACGGACATAGAAAACAGCCAGGATGCGGCCAAGCTGGCGCAGCGGATTCTCGATGCTTTTTCCAAGCCCTTCCCCCTGAAACGGCACGAGGTCTTCATCACCGCCAGCATCGGCATGGCCATCTACCCTGACGACGGCGAGGACGTGGACAGCCTGCTGAAAAACGCCGATTCGGCCATGTACCACGCCAAGAGCCTGGGCAAGGACAACTACCAATTCTATTCCCAGTCCATGAACGCCGCCGCCCTGAAGATGCTGGCCATGGAGAACCGGCTGCGCAAGGCCGTGGAGCGGGAAGAGCTCTGCCTCCACTACCAGCCGCTGATGGACCCCCGCTCGGGCAGAATCCTCGGGGCCGAAGCGCTCCTGCGCTGGCAGCAGGGGGACCAGGACAGCGTGGCGCCGGCCGACTTCATCCCCCTGGCCGAGGAGACCGGGTTGATCGTGCCGATCGGCGAATGGGTCCTGCGCCAGGCCTGCGACCAGATCATGGAGTGGCAGAACCTTTCCCTGCCTCCGGTGCCGGTGTCGGTCAACCTCTCCAGCCGCCAGTTCTGGCAGGAGGATCTCATCGGCATGGTCTCCCAGGTACTGCAGGAAACCGGGCTCGATCCGAGCCTGCTGCACCTGGAAATCACCGAGAACATCCTCATGCAGAACGGGGAGTCGACCATCGCCATGCTCAACGCCCTGGAGACCATGGGAATCCGGCTTTCCCTCGACGACTTCGGCACCGGTTACTCGTCCCTCAGCTACCTCAAGCGTTTCCCCCTCGACTTCCTGAAAATCGACCGCTCCTTCGTCAAGGACATCGATCAGGGCAGGGAGGGGGCGGCCATGGTCTCAGCCATCATCGCCATGGCCCGCAGCCTTCGCCTTCAGGTCATCGCCGAAGGCGTGGAAACAGATCGTCAGCTGGAGTACCTGCGCGGCCAGGGCTGTGAAATGGTTCAGGGCTTCCTGGTCAGCCGACCCCTGCCCCCCGCCCAGTTCTCCCGCTTCCTGGCCCGGCACAACGGCGCGCCGGATTAG
- a CDS encoding GNAT family N-acetyltransferase → MEIRTSKDSDWEVFLRWTRREGWRVPAQELELYRGPLAGSAFVLRADGEVRGLVTAVSHERSGWVGNLIVPAAYRGRGYGGLLFDHATDVLERRGAQGIWLTASVLGHPIYEKRGFQTIDSVVRWVRRDSTPSGGAKPTARPEALFREDARVWGESRRGLLEPLARRGRVLTCGQSVALLQEGVDFQVFGPWSSQEFCPRENRLLLAAALYSCEREELVADVLKSSPMGQLLTAAGFVAQGECRLMAKGPATPPGQRGLVALASLGSMG, encoded by the coding sequence ATGGAGATACGCACGTCGAAGGACTCGGACTGGGAAGTATTTTTACGCTGGACCCGCAGGGAGGGCTGGCGGGTCCCGGCACAGGAGCTGGAACTCTACCGCGGCCCCCTGGCAGGCTCGGCCTTCGTGCTGCGGGCCGACGGGGAGGTGCGCGGGCTGGTTACCGCCGTCTCCCACGAGCGCAGCGGCTGGGTCGGCAACCTGATCGTCCCCGCCGCCTACCGGGGGCGCGGCTACGGTGGCCTGCTCTTCGACCACGCGACCGACGTGCTGGAGCGCCGGGGGGCGCAGGGCATCTGGCTCACCGCCTCGGTCCTGGGCCACCCCATCTACGAGAAAAGGGGATTTCAGACAATAGACAGCGTTGTACGCTGGGTCCGCCGGGATTCTACGCCCTCCGGGGGGGCCAAGCCGACCGCCCGACCCGAAGCCCTGTTCCGGGAGGATGCCCGCGTCTGGGGGGAATCCCGTCGCGGGCTCCTCGAGCCCCTGGCCCGCCGGGGCCGGGTTCTGACCTGCGGACAGAGCGTCGCCCTGCTCCAGGAAGGAGTGGATTTCCAGGTTTTTGGCCCCTGGAGTTCCCAGGAGTTCTGCCCCCGCGAAAACCGCCTTCTGCTGGCCGCAGCCCTTTACTCCTGCGAAAGGGAAGAGCTGGTGGCCGACGTCCTGAAGTCCTCCCCCATGGGCCAACTGCTGACCGCGGCCGGCTTCGTCGCCCAGGGAGAGTGTCGCCTGATGGCCAAAGGCCCGGCGACGCCCCCGGGCCAAAGAGGCCTGGTCGCCCTGGCCTCCCTCGGCAGCATGGGGTGA
- the nifV gene encoding homocitrate synthase, producing MKQDIRNPIVIDDTTLRDGEQTAGVVFTLEEKKRIARMLDEMGVGEIECGIPAMGKEEQKSVRALVEMDLKARLITWNRAVVPDSQASIDAGVTAVDVSLSVSDIHIRHKLRKDRTWVAEQLKTALGFAKEHGLYVSVGGEDASRADLDFLTELLEVARALGADRFRFCDTLGILDPFATYEKIRTLRERVPELELEVHTHNDLGMATANAIAGIKAGATYVNTTVNGLGERAGNAALEEVVMALKHACGQDPGIATGRLVELSRLVGKASCRPVPEWKAVVGEKVFSHESGLHADGVLKHPGNYEGFDPAEVGLSRHMVLGKHSGSHGLLYRLRQLGLELDRLDALDLLEKVRGISQRNKRPLTDGELLSLSRSARRVA from the coding sequence ATGAAACAGGATATCCGAAACCCGATCGTCATCGACGACACCACCCTGCGCGACGGCGAACAGACCGCCGGGGTCGTCTTCACCCTGGAAGAGAAGAAGCGCATCGCCCGGATGCTTGACGAGATGGGGGTCGGGGAGATCGAGTGCGGCATCCCGGCCATGGGAAAAGAGGAGCAGAAGAGCGTTCGGGCCCTCGTGGAGATGGACCTCAAGGCCCGCCTCATCACCTGGAACCGGGCGGTCGTCCCGGACAGCCAGGCCTCCATCGACGCGGGTGTGACGGCGGTGGACGTCTCCCTGTCGGTCTCGGACATCCACATCCGCCACAAGCTGCGCAAGGACCGGACCTGGGTGGCCGAGCAGCTCAAGACGGCCCTCGGCTTCGCCAAAGAGCACGGGCTCTACGTCTCGGTCGGGGGCGAGGACGCGAGCCGCGCCGACCTCGACTTTCTCACCGAGCTGCTGGAGGTCGCCCGCGCCCTCGGCGCCGACCGCTTCCGCTTCTGCGACACCCTGGGAATCCTCGACCCCTTCGCCACCTACGAGAAGATCCGCACCCTGCGGGAGCGGGTTCCCGAGCTGGAGCTGGAGGTCCACACCCACAACGACCTCGGCATGGCCACCGCCAACGCCATCGCGGGGATCAAGGCCGGCGCGACCTACGTCAACACCACGGTCAACGGGCTGGGAGAGAGGGCGGGCAACGCCGCCCTGGAGGAGGTGGTCATGGCCCTCAAGCACGCATGCGGCCAGGACCCGGGCATCGCCACCGGCCGCCTGGTGGAGCTTTCCCGCCTGGTCGGCAAGGCGAGCTGCCGGCCGGTGCCGGAATGGAAGGCCGTGGTGGGGGAGAAGGTCTTTTCCCACGAGTCGGGCCTGCACGCCGACGGGGTCCTGAAGCATCCGGGCAACTACGAGGGGTTCGACCCGGCGGAGGTAGGCCTGAGCCGGCACATGGTCCTGGGCAAGCACTCGGGCAGCCACGGCCTGCTGTACCGGCTGCGGCAGCTGGGGTTGGAGCTGGACCGGCTCGACGCCCTTGACCTGCTGGAGAAGGTGCGCGGCATCTCCCAGCGCAACAAGCGCCCCCTGACCGACGGGGAGCTGCTTTCCCTGAGCCGCTCCGCCCGGCGGGTCGCCTGA
- a CDS encoding type 1 glutamine amidotransferase: MILLIQNDVRVPPGIITDILADRGVPYREARLFEAPELPAPSALSGIILLGGYMGVHELAAHPHLAGLPRFLERAFDARTPQLGICLGGQLLAAALGAEVFPARNGERGPRAVALTDAGLSDPLFAGLPKTFPAFQFHSDSFAVPEGAAHLAASPACPGQAFRLGRAYGLQFHPEVTMGIVAAWCRAVGETGPVAEEFAAVEAEHRRLAGRLLENFLDLAGP, encoded by the coding sequence ATGATCCTCCTCATCCAGAACGACGTCCGGGTCCCCCCCGGCATCATCACCGACATTCTCGCCGACCGCGGCGTGCCCTACCGAGAAGCCCGACTCTTCGAGGCCCCGGAGTTGCCCGCCCCCTCAGCCCTTTCCGGGATCATCCTGCTCGGCGGCTACATGGGGGTCCACGAACTGGCGGCCCACCCCCACCTGGCCGGACTCCCACGCTTTCTGGAAAGGGCCTTCGACGCCCGAACCCCCCAGCTCGGCATCTGTCTCGGAGGGCAGCTGCTCGCCGCGGCCCTGGGCGCCGAGGTCTTCCCGGCCCGCAACGGAGAGCGGGGCCCCCGTGCCGTCGCCCTCACCGACGCGGGGCTCTCCGACCCCCTCTTCGCCGGCCTGCCTAAGACCTTCCCGGCCTTCCAGTTCCACAGCGACAGCTTCGCCGTTCCCGAGGGCGCCGCCCATCTCGCCGCCTCTCCGGCCTGTCCCGGGCAGGCCTTCCGCCTCGGCAGGGCCTACGGCCTGCAGTTCCACCCCGAGGTCACGATGGGGATCGTCGCCGCCTGGTGCCGGGCGGTCGGGGAGACGGGACCGGTGGCGGAGGAGTTCGCCGCCGTCGAGGCCGAGCATCGCCGCCTCGCCGGCCGCCTCCTGGAAAACTTCCTCGACCTGGCCGGTCCCTGA